From one Syngnathoides biaculeatus isolate LvHL_M chromosome 12, ASM1980259v1, whole genome shotgun sequence genomic stretch:
- the znf503 gene encoding zinc finger protein 503 isoform X1 codes for MSTSPSASVLTNLGELSAAWERASRRGSSGSDEPASSLFLHKQKQKQQQQPRQKQHHSAPPSDPLRQAKRLPVKVLKMLTARSGHILHPEYLQPLPSTPVSPIELDAKKSPLALLAQTCSQIGKPDPPPSSKLSSVASNGSSDKDSKCGPLKMSDIGAEDKSSFKPYSKPSDKKDSSGGGGADKSGFRVPSATCQPFTPRTGSPNSSSSASPMPAESKDDKKESDCGKSGAEGGSATSSHSRISVSCGGINVEVNQHQETTHGPKTSASSSASESSPVTSVSSASVLGSGLVAPVSPYKPGQTVFPLPPAGMTYPGGLAGAYAGYPQHFMPHGGSLVNAQLASSLGCSKAGTSPLAGASPPSIMSASLCRDPYCLSYHCASHLAGAAGASCTHDSAAAAAAAANALKSSYPLMYPAHPIHGVHSSAPSFSGHPLYPYGFMLPNDPLPHVCNWVSANGPCDKRFSSSEELLNHLRTHTAFTGAEKLISGYPGSSSLASAAAAAMACHMHMPPSGAPGSPGTLALRSPHHALGLSSRYHPYSKSPLPTPGAPVPVPAATGPYYSPYALYGQRLTTASALGYQ; via the exons ATGAGCACGTCGCCCTCGGCGTCTGTCCTGACGAATCTCGGTGAGTTGAGCGCAGCCTGGGAGCGAGCCAGTCGTCGGGGAAGCAGCGGTAGCGACGAGCCGGCCTCTTCTCTGTTCCTCCACAAGCAGaagcagaagcagcagcagcagccgagGCAGAAGCAGCACCACTCGGCGCCGCCGTCAGACCCGCTACGGCAAGCCAAGCGACTCCCGGTGAAGGTTTTGAAAATGCTTACCGCACGCTCGGGGCACATTTTGCACCCGGAGTATCTGCAGCCTTTGCCCTCCACCCCGGTCAGCCCCATCGAG CTCGATGCCAAGAAGAGTCCCCTGGCTCTCCTGGCGCAAACGTGCTCCCAGATCGGCAAGCCGGACCCGCCGCCTTCCTCCAAACTCTCCTCCGTCGCCTCCAACGGATCTAGCGACAAGGATTCTAAATGCGGCCCGTTGAAGATGAGCGACATCGGCGCGGAAGACAAGTCGAGCTTCAAGCCCTACTCCAAGCCGTCCGACAAGAAGGATTCGTCGGGCGGCGGCGGTGCGGACAAGTCTGGTTTCCGGGTGCCGAGCGCCACCTGTCAGCCGTTCACGCCGCGCACAGGCAGCCCCAACTCCAGCTCTTCTGCCTCTCCCATGCCGGCGGAGAGCAAGGACGACAAGAAGGAGTCGGACTGCGGGAAAAGCGGCGCAGAAGGCGGCTCGGCGACGTCCAGCCACAGCCGGATAAGCGTGAGTTGCGGTGGGATTAACGTGGAGGTGAACCAGCACCAGGAGACCACGCACGGGCCCAAGACCTCCGCTTCCTCCTCCGCGTCGGAATCCTCCCCGGTCACGTCCGTGTCCTCGGCCTCGGTGCTCGGCTCGGGCCTCGTAGCGCCCGTGTCCCCTTACAAGCCGGGCCAGACCGTCTTTCCGCTCCCCCCGGCAGGCATGACGTACCCCGGCGGCTTGGCCGGTGCCTACGCCGGCTACCCTCAGCACTTCATGCCGCACGGGGGCAGCCTGGTCAATGCGCAGCTGGCCAGCTCGCTGGGCTGCAGCAAGGCCGGCACCAGCCCCCTGGCCGGAGCCTCCCCGCCCTCCATCATGTCGGCCAGCCTGTGCAGGGACCCTTACTGCCTCAGCTACCACTGTGCCAGCCACTTGGCGGGCGCGGCCGGGGCGTCGTGCACCCACGACTCGGCGGCGGCCGCGGCCGCCGCAGCCAACGCGCTCAAGTCCAGCTACCCGCTCATGTACCCGGCGCACCCTATCCACGGGGTGCACTCCTCGGCCCCCTCCTTCAGCGGACACCCGTTGTACCCGTACGGTTTTATGCTCCCCAACGACCCCCTGCCCCACGTTTGCAACTGGGTGTCGGCCAACGGACCGTGCGACAAGCGATTCTCCTCCTCGGAGGAACTTCTGAACCACCTGAGGACACACACCGCTTTCACCGGGGCGGAGAAGCTCATCTCCGGCTACCCGGGCTCCTCCTCGCTGGCCAGCGCTGCTGCTGCAGCCATGGCCTGTCACATGCACATGCCGCCCTCGGGGGCCCCCGGCAGCCCCGGGACTTTGGCTCTGAGAAGCCCGCACCACGCACTGGGACTCAGCAGCCGCTACCACCCGTACTCGAAAAGCCCGCTGCCCACCCCCGGAGCCCCCGTCCCGGTCCCCGCGGCCACCGGCCCTTACTATTCCCCTTACGCACTGTACGGCCAGAGACTCACTACAGCATCAGCGCTTGGATACCAGTGA
- the znf503 gene encoding zinc finger protein 503 isoform X2 — MLTARSGHILHPEYLQPLPSTPVSPIELDAKKSPLALLAQTCSQIGKPDPPPSSKLSSVASNGSSDKDSKCGPLKMSDIGAEDKSSFKPYSKPSDKKDSSGGGGADKSGFRVPSATCQPFTPRTGSPNSSSSASPMPAESKDDKKESDCGKSGAEGGSATSSHSRISVSCGGINVEVNQHQETTHGPKTSASSSASESSPVTSVSSASVLGSGLVAPVSPYKPGQTVFPLPPAGMTYPGGLAGAYAGYPQHFMPHGGSLVNAQLASSLGCSKAGTSPLAGASPPSIMSASLCRDPYCLSYHCASHLAGAAGASCTHDSAAAAAAAANALKSSYPLMYPAHPIHGVHSSAPSFSGHPLYPYGFMLPNDPLPHVCNWVSANGPCDKRFSSSEELLNHLRTHTAFTGAEKLISGYPGSSSLASAAAAAMACHMHMPPSGAPGSPGTLALRSPHHALGLSSRYHPYSKSPLPTPGAPVPVPAATGPYYSPYALYGQRLTTASALGYQ; from the exons ATGCTTACCGCACGCTCGGGGCACATTTTGCACCCGGAGTATCTGCAGCCTTTGCCCTCCACCCCGGTCAGCCCCATCGAG CTCGATGCCAAGAAGAGTCCCCTGGCTCTCCTGGCGCAAACGTGCTCCCAGATCGGCAAGCCGGACCCGCCGCCTTCCTCCAAACTCTCCTCCGTCGCCTCCAACGGATCTAGCGACAAGGATTCTAAATGCGGCCCGTTGAAGATGAGCGACATCGGCGCGGAAGACAAGTCGAGCTTCAAGCCCTACTCCAAGCCGTCCGACAAGAAGGATTCGTCGGGCGGCGGCGGTGCGGACAAGTCTGGTTTCCGGGTGCCGAGCGCCACCTGTCAGCCGTTCACGCCGCGCACAGGCAGCCCCAACTCCAGCTCTTCTGCCTCTCCCATGCCGGCGGAGAGCAAGGACGACAAGAAGGAGTCGGACTGCGGGAAAAGCGGCGCAGAAGGCGGCTCGGCGACGTCCAGCCACAGCCGGATAAGCGTGAGTTGCGGTGGGATTAACGTGGAGGTGAACCAGCACCAGGAGACCACGCACGGGCCCAAGACCTCCGCTTCCTCCTCCGCGTCGGAATCCTCCCCGGTCACGTCCGTGTCCTCGGCCTCGGTGCTCGGCTCGGGCCTCGTAGCGCCCGTGTCCCCTTACAAGCCGGGCCAGACCGTCTTTCCGCTCCCCCCGGCAGGCATGACGTACCCCGGCGGCTTGGCCGGTGCCTACGCCGGCTACCCTCAGCACTTCATGCCGCACGGGGGCAGCCTGGTCAATGCGCAGCTGGCCAGCTCGCTGGGCTGCAGCAAGGCCGGCACCAGCCCCCTGGCCGGAGCCTCCCCGCCCTCCATCATGTCGGCCAGCCTGTGCAGGGACCCTTACTGCCTCAGCTACCACTGTGCCAGCCACTTGGCGGGCGCGGCCGGGGCGTCGTGCACCCACGACTCGGCGGCGGCCGCGGCCGCCGCAGCCAACGCGCTCAAGTCCAGCTACCCGCTCATGTACCCGGCGCACCCTATCCACGGGGTGCACTCCTCGGCCCCCTCCTTCAGCGGACACCCGTTGTACCCGTACGGTTTTATGCTCCCCAACGACCCCCTGCCCCACGTTTGCAACTGGGTGTCGGCCAACGGACCGTGCGACAAGCGATTCTCCTCCTCGGAGGAACTTCTGAACCACCTGAGGACACACACCGCTTTCACCGGGGCGGAGAAGCTCATCTCCGGCTACCCGGGCTCCTCCTCGCTGGCCAGCGCTGCTGCTGCAGCCATGGCCTGTCACATGCACATGCCGCCCTCGGGGGCCCCCGGCAGCCCCGGGACTTTGGCTCTGAGAAGCCCGCACCACGCACTGGGACTCAGCAGCCGCTACCACCCGTACTCGAAAAGCCCGCTGCCCACCCCCGGAGCCCCCGTCCCGGTCCCCGCGGCCACCGGCCCTTACTATTCCCCTTACGCACTGTACGGCCAGAGACTCACTACAGCATCAGCGCTTGGATACCAGTGA